One window of Lacerta agilis isolate rLacAgi1 chromosome 14, rLacAgi1.pri, whole genome shotgun sequence genomic DNA carries:
- the ZNF628 gene encoding zinc finger protein 628 isoform X1: protein MVKIIPFILRRSSCCIQVNSGAMVGAQQLEMQAAAVPAVAPAGGGPSGSSGDHQYECLECGKVFKWSSRLIHHQRTHTGERPYKCSECPKAFKGSSALLYHQRGHTGERPYKCDKCGKAFKRSSLLQIHQSVHTGLRAFKCAQCGLAFKWSSHYQYHLRQHTGERPYPCPACDKAFKNSSSLRRHRHTHTGERPYVCLICSKAFTQSTNLRQHQRVHTGERPYRCQDCGKAFTHSSNLALHCRSAHAARPAHTCVICGKAFASDTYLQRHLESHGDIEPPAQLFLEEPTTTVEMLFRCSVCHLTFPLQEQLLSHQEAHLAQAEPLPLPPPPPPLPVQEEVGAVASPTPSLACSVCNKTFKSAAGLARHQQSQHSSDRTYTCMVCERSFPALASLLGHQRSHPPAEQRLEEAEVTCPAQADPVPAATVTPPPPPPPERPYVCGECGKSFKGSSGLRYHLRDHTGERPYACGECGKAFKRSSLLRIHQRVHTGLRAFTCSTCGMAFKWASHYQYHLRQHTGERPYACQDCGKAFKNTSCLRRHQQLHTGERPFACQTCGKSFTQTSNLRQHQRVHTGERPYCCRDCGKAFTHSSNLALHRRTHSRERPFQCPVCSKAFVMASYLQRHFRTHSSAEAPSRPAAASPATTQEVQIMPNLQATLNVELSGSPAPPVSSNTQTFLLVQTSQGLQLIPSIQQPPQPPPPQNLPPKLILLPSPQVPTTSTAPTSITLLPAAPTTPGKSALVRQGKAKKPAPLAPPPPSVSGSQNIILMPSATGTSVQPLSNVQIQRTPGLQTSGQNVIVLQSLPEQQLGTVQIQTLPAAPPTGTIQIQTLPQPLQNFPTAQPSGTLQIQTVPASQQPGTIQIQAFPHPPQTGIVQIQSLPLPQNTVQIQSLPTSQSGGTVQIQNLSSCPQTGTVQFQTLPPSQKMNTVQFQAVPSSEQVGTLQLQTLQPSQQVGPIQIQTLPSLQQTSPLQIHSLSPSNQPLASVEIQSLSPSQQLDSTIHIQELVSSQEGQQLQPSEEMTSVQLQTLSPPQEMNEVGTSLSSSHELSELDLQQGPGVKEESQDLIVVQNSPGEEILGPGGEVESLEGVQDMHFETLQTDEGVQNVLVLRSAGGEQTRLCVQEVDNIQTVQELPGLQLQGPEGSAGTGQNLLIIRSAQGEQTLQVLESVPTLQVSSPDSTQPTGDSNSASQMVQLLPSPVTSQGLPSIQIVQTVPNMQLVHTF, encoded by the exons ATGGTAAAGATCATCCCATTCATCCTGAGAAGGAGCAGCTGTTGCATC CAGGTGAACTCTGGTGCAATGGTGGGAGCTCAGCAGCTAGAAATGCAGGCAGCGGCAGTGCCAGCGGTGGCCCCAGCAGGCGGAGGCCCCAGTGGCAGCAGTGGCGACCACCAGTACGAGTGCCTGGAATGTGGCAAGGTATTCAAATGGTCATCACGGCTGATCCACCACCAGAGGACTCACACGGGCGAACGCCCTTACAAGTGCTCAGAATGCCCGAAGGCCTTTAAGGGGTCCTCAGCCTTGCTGTACCACCAGCGCGGACATACCGGGGAGCGACCTTACAAGTGTGACAAGTGCGGCAAGGCATTCAAACGGTCATCCTTGCTTCAGATCCACCAGAGTGTGCATACCGGCCTACGTGCCTTCAAGTGTGCTCAGTGTGGCCTGGCCTTTAAGTGGTCCTCACATTACCAGTACCATTTGCGCCAGCACACTGGCGAACGCCCCTACCCTTGCCCGGCGTGTGACAAGGCCTTCAAGAACTCTTCCAGCCTGCGGCGGCACCGCCATACACATACAGGTGAGCGCCCCTATGTCTGCCTCATCTGCAGCAAGGCCTTCACGCAGTCCACCAACCTGCGGCAGCATCAGCGGGTGCATACTGGTGAGAGGCCCTACCGATGCCAAGACTGTGGTAAGGCCTTCACCCACTCTTCCAACCTGGCGTTGCACTGCCGATCAGCACACGCTGCCCGCCCTGCCCACACCTGCGTTATCTGTGGCAAGGCCTTTGCATCGGACACCTATCTGCAGCGGCACTTGGAGTCTCATGGGGACATTGAACctccagcacagctcttcttgGAGGAACCAACCACCACTGTGGAGATGCTGTTTCGGTGTAGTGTCTGTCACCTCACCTTCCCCTTGCAGGAGCAGCTGCTGAGCCACCAGGAAGCACACTTGGCCCAAGCAGAGCCACTGcctctgccaccgccaccaccGCCACTACCAGtgcaggaggaggtgggggctgtAGCATCCCCCACACCCTCCCTAGCTTGCTCTGTGTGCAATAAGACTTTCAAGAGTGCCGCGGGTTTAGCACGGCACCAACAGAGCCAGCACTCATCTGATCGCACCTATACCTGCATGGTGTGTGAACGCTCCTTCCCGGCGCTGGCCAGCCTGTTGGGCCATCAGCGTTCGCATCCCCCGGCTGAACAACGGTTGGAGGAGGCAGAGGTCACATGCCCAGCACAGGCAGATCCAGTGCCCGCGGCCACAGTgacgccacccccacccccaccccctgagcGCCCTTATGTGTGTGGAGAGTGCGGGAAGTCATTCAAGGGCTCCTCTGGGCTGCGTTACCACCTCCGCGACCACACGGGCGAGCGGCCCTATGCTTGCGGAGAGTGTGGCAAAGCCTTCAAGCGCTCCTCGCTGCTGCGCATCCACCAGCGGGTGCACACGGGCTTGCGTGCCTTCACTTGCTCCACCTGCGGGATGGCATTCAAATGGGCTTCCCATTATCAGTACCATTTGCGGCAGCACACCGGCGAACGCCCCTATGCTTGCCAAGATTGCGGCAAAGCCTTCAAGAACACCTCGTGCCTCCGGCGGCACCAGCAGTTGCACACCGGTGAGCGGCCCTTTGCCTGCCAGACCTGCGGAAAGTCCTTCACGCAAACATCCAACCTCCGGCAACATCAGCGGGTGCACACTGGCGAAAGGCCCTATTGTTGCCGGGACTGTGGCAAGGCCTTCACCCACTCCTCCAACCTGGCGCTGCACAGACGCACCCATTCGAGGGAGCGCCCCTTCCAGTGCCCGGTTTGCTCCAAGGCCTTTGTCATGGCCTCTTACTTGCAGCGCCACTTCCGCACCCACAGCAGTGCTGAGGCACCCAGCCGCCCAGCCGCTGCCTCACCCGCCACCACTCAAGAGGTGCAAATCATGCCTAACTTGCAGGCCACTCTGAATGTGGAGTTAAGCGGCAGCCCAGCCCCTCCTGTTTCATCAAACACTCAGACTTTCCTGCTTGTGCAAACATCACAGGGCTTGCAACTTATCCCCAGCATACAGCAGCCGCcgcagccacccccaccccaaaatttacCCCCCAAACTTATCCTGCTGCCCAGCCCCCAGGTGCCCACTACATCCACTGCTCCCACCAGCATTACCTTGTTGCCAGCTGCTCCTACCACCCCAGGCAAATCTGCCCTGGTCCGTCAAGGTAAGGCCAAGAAACCTGCGCCGTTGGCTCCTCCACCACCATCGGTGTCTGGCAGCCAGAATATCATTTTGATGCCCAGTGCCACCGGGACCAGCGTGCAGCCCCTCTCTAATGTGCAAATCCAGAGGACGCCAGGGCTACAGACTAGCGGACAGAATGTTATTGTTCTCCAGAGCTTGCCAGAACAGCAACTGGGCACGGTGCAGATCCAAACTTTGCCAGCTGCTCCGCCAACAGGCACCATTCAGATTCAAACTCTGCCCCAGCCCCTCCAGAACTTTCCCACTGCCCAGCCAAGTGGCACTTTGCAAATTCAGACTGTACCTGCTTCACAGCAACCTGGCACAATCCAGATCCAGGCCTTCCCGCATCCTCCACAGACTGGCATTGTGCAGATTCAAAGCCTGCCCCTTCCCCAGAATACGGTCCAGATCCAAAGTTTGCCCACCTCCCAATCAGGAGGCACTGTGCAGATCCAGAACCTGTCTAGTTGTCCACAGACTGGCACAGTGCAGTTTCAAACTCTTCCACCTTCCCAGAAGATGAACACTGTACAATTCCAAGCTGTGCCATCCTCTGAGCAGGTAGGGACCCTGCAGCTCCAAACTCTCCAGCCTTCCCAGCAAGTGGGTCCCATTCAGATCCAGACCTTGCCATCCCTGCAGCAAACCAGCCCTCTGCAGATCCACAGCCTGTCCCCCTCCAATCAGCCTTTGGCCAGCGTCGAAATCCAGAGCCTCTCGCCTTCCCAACAGCTGGATAGCACCATTCACATCCAGGAGCTGGTTTCTTCTCAGGAAGGGCAACAGCTTCAACCTTCAGAGGAGATGACCAGTGTCCAGCTTCAGACTTTGAGCCCACCACAGGAGATGAATGAGGTGGGGACTTCTCTGTCCAGCTCCCATGAGCTCTCTGAGTTGGACCTCCAACAGGGACCTGGTGTGAAGGAGGAAAGCCAGGACCTAATTGTGGTGCAGAACTCTCCAGGGGAGGAGATCCTGGGGCCAGGCGGGGAGGTGGAGAGCCTGGAAGGGGTGCAAGACATGCACTTTGAAACTTTACAGACCGATGAGGGAGTTCAGAATGTGTTGGTGCTGAGAAGTGCAGGAGGAGAGCAGACCCGGTTGTGCGTGCAGGAGGTGGACAACATCCAGACAGTGCAAGAGCTGCCTGGCCTGCAGCTGCAAGGGCCTGAGGGTAGTGCCGGGACTGGGCAGAACCTCCTGATCATCCGTAGTGCCCAGGgagaacagaccctccaagtgctgGAGAGTGTGCCAACACTGCAGGTGAGCAGCCCAGACAGCACCCAACCTACTGGGGACAGCAACAGCGCCTCCCAAATGGTGCAACTTCTGCCGAGCCCAGTGACTTCGCAAGGCCTGCCCTCCATTCAGATTGTGCAAACAGTACCCAACATGCAGCTTGTCCACACTTTCTGA
- the ZNF628 gene encoding zinc finger protein 628 isoform X2: MVGAQQLEMQAAAVPAVAPAGGGPSGSSGDHQYECLECGKVFKWSSRLIHHQRTHTGERPYKCSECPKAFKGSSALLYHQRGHTGERPYKCDKCGKAFKRSSLLQIHQSVHTGLRAFKCAQCGLAFKWSSHYQYHLRQHTGERPYPCPACDKAFKNSSSLRRHRHTHTGERPYVCLICSKAFTQSTNLRQHQRVHTGERPYRCQDCGKAFTHSSNLALHCRSAHAARPAHTCVICGKAFASDTYLQRHLESHGDIEPPAQLFLEEPTTTVEMLFRCSVCHLTFPLQEQLLSHQEAHLAQAEPLPLPPPPPPLPVQEEVGAVASPTPSLACSVCNKTFKSAAGLARHQQSQHSSDRTYTCMVCERSFPALASLLGHQRSHPPAEQRLEEAEVTCPAQADPVPAATVTPPPPPPPERPYVCGECGKSFKGSSGLRYHLRDHTGERPYACGECGKAFKRSSLLRIHQRVHTGLRAFTCSTCGMAFKWASHYQYHLRQHTGERPYACQDCGKAFKNTSCLRRHQQLHTGERPFACQTCGKSFTQTSNLRQHQRVHTGERPYCCRDCGKAFTHSSNLALHRRTHSRERPFQCPVCSKAFVMASYLQRHFRTHSSAEAPSRPAAASPATTQEVQIMPNLQATLNVELSGSPAPPVSSNTQTFLLVQTSQGLQLIPSIQQPPQPPPPQNLPPKLILLPSPQVPTTSTAPTSITLLPAAPTTPGKSALVRQGKAKKPAPLAPPPPSVSGSQNIILMPSATGTSVQPLSNVQIQRTPGLQTSGQNVIVLQSLPEQQLGTVQIQTLPAAPPTGTIQIQTLPQPLQNFPTAQPSGTLQIQTVPASQQPGTIQIQAFPHPPQTGIVQIQSLPLPQNTVQIQSLPTSQSGGTVQIQNLSSCPQTGTVQFQTLPPSQKMNTVQFQAVPSSEQVGTLQLQTLQPSQQVGPIQIQTLPSLQQTSPLQIHSLSPSNQPLASVEIQSLSPSQQLDSTIHIQELVSSQEGQQLQPSEEMTSVQLQTLSPPQEMNEVGTSLSSSHELSELDLQQGPGVKEESQDLIVVQNSPGEEILGPGGEVESLEGVQDMHFETLQTDEGVQNVLVLRSAGGEQTRLCVQEVDNIQTVQELPGLQLQGPEGSAGTGQNLLIIRSAQGEQTLQVLESVPTLQVSSPDSTQPTGDSNSASQMVQLLPSPVTSQGLPSIQIVQTVPNMQLVHTF, from the coding sequence ATGGTGGGAGCTCAGCAGCTAGAAATGCAGGCAGCGGCAGTGCCAGCGGTGGCCCCAGCAGGCGGAGGCCCCAGTGGCAGCAGTGGCGACCACCAGTACGAGTGCCTGGAATGTGGCAAGGTATTCAAATGGTCATCACGGCTGATCCACCACCAGAGGACTCACACGGGCGAACGCCCTTACAAGTGCTCAGAATGCCCGAAGGCCTTTAAGGGGTCCTCAGCCTTGCTGTACCACCAGCGCGGACATACCGGGGAGCGACCTTACAAGTGTGACAAGTGCGGCAAGGCATTCAAACGGTCATCCTTGCTTCAGATCCACCAGAGTGTGCATACCGGCCTACGTGCCTTCAAGTGTGCTCAGTGTGGCCTGGCCTTTAAGTGGTCCTCACATTACCAGTACCATTTGCGCCAGCACACTGGCGAACGCCCCTACCCTTGCCCGGCGTGTGACAAGGCCTTCAAGAACTCTTCCAGCCTGCGGCGGCACCGCCATACACATACAGGTGAGCGCCCCTATGTCTGCCTCATCTGCAGCAAGGCCTTCACGCAGTCCACCAACCTGCGGCAGCATCAGCGGGTGCATACTGGTGAGAGGCCCTACCGATGCCAAGACTGTGGTAAGGCCTTCACCCACTCTTCCAACCTGGCGTTGCACTGCCGATCAGCACACGCTGCCCGCCCTGCCCACACCTGCGTTATCTGTGGCAAGGCCTTTGCATCGGACACCTATCTGCAGCGGCACTTGGAGTCTCATGGGGACATTGAACctccagcacagctcttcttgGAGGAACCAACCACCACTGTGGAGATGCTGTTTCGGTGTAGTGTCTGTCACCTCACCTTCCCCTTGCAGGAGCAGCTGCTGAGCCACCAGGAAGCACACTTGGCCCAAGCAGAGCCACTGcctctgccaccgccaccaccGCCACTACCAGtgcaggaggaggtgggggctgtAGCATCCCCCACACCCTCCCTAGCTTGCTCTGTGTGCAATAAGACTTTCAAGAGTGCCGCGGGTTTAGCACGGCACCAACAGAGCCAGCACTCATCTGATCGCACCTATACCTGCATGGTGTGTGAACGCTCCTTCCCGGCGCTGGCCAGCCTGTTGGGCCATCAGCGTTCGCATCCCCCGGCTGAACAACGGTTGGAGGAGGCAGAGGTCACATGCCCAGCACAGGCAGATCCAGTGCCCGCGGCCACAGTgacgccacccccacccccaccccctgagcGCCCTTATGTGTGTGGAGAGTGCGGGAAGTCATTCAAGGGCTCCTCTGGGCTGCGTTACCACCTCCGCGACCACACGGGCGAGCGGCCCTATGCTTGCGGAGAGTGTGGCAAAGCCTTCAAGCGCTCCTCGCTGCTGCGCATCCACCAGCGGGTGCACACGGGCTTGCGTGCCTTCACTTGCTCCACCTGCGGGATGGCATTCAAATGGGCTTCCCATTATCAGTACCATTTGCGGCAGCACACCGGCGAACGCCCCTATGCTTGCCAAGATTGCGGCAAAGCCTTCAAGAACACCTCGTGCCTCCGGCGGCACCAGCAGTTGCACACCGGTGAGCGGCCCTTTGCCTGCCAGACCTGCGGAAAGTCCTTCACGCAAACATCCAACCTCCGGCAACATCAGCGGGTGCACACTGGCGAAAGGCCCTATTGTTGCCGGGACTGTGGCAAGGCCTTCACCCACTCCTCCAACCTGGCGCTGCACAGACGCACCCATTCGAGGGAGCGCCCCTTCCAGTGCCCGGTTTGCTCCAAGGCCTTTGTCATGGCCTCTTACTTGCAGCGCCACTTCCGCACCCACAGCAGTGCTGAGGCACCCAGCCGCCCAGCCGCTGCCTCACCCGCCACCACTCAAGAGGTGCAAATCATGCCTAACTTGCAGGCCACTCTGAATGTGGAGTTAAGCGGCAGCCCAGCCCCTCCTGTTTCATCAAACACTCAGACTTTCCTGCTTGTGCAAACATCACAGGGCTTGCAACTTATCCCCAGCATACAGCAGCCGCcgcagccacccccaccccaaaatttacCCCCCAAACTTATCCTGCTGCCCAGCCCCCAGGTGCCCACTACATCCACTGCTCCCACCAGCATTACCTTGTTGCCAGCTGCTCCTACCACCCCAGGCAAATCTGCCCTGGTCCGTCAAGGTAAGGCCAAGAAACCTGCGCCGTTGGCTCCTCCACCACCATCGGTGTCTGGCAGCCAGAATATCATTTTGATGCCCAGTGCCACCGGGACCAGCGTGCAGCCCCTCTCTAATGTGCAAATCCAGAGGACGCCAGGGCTACAGACTAGCGGACAGAATGTTATTGTTCTCCAGAGCTTGCCAGAACAGCAACTGGGCACGGTGCAGATCCAAACTTTGCCAGCTGCTCCGCCAACAGGCACCATTCAGATTCAAACTCTGCCCCAGCCCCTCCAGAACTTTCCCACTGCCCAGCCAAGTGGCACTTTGCAAATTCAGACTGTACCTGCTTCACAGCAACCTGGCACAATCCAGATCCAGGCCTTCCCGCATCCTCCACAGACTGGCATTGTGCAGATTCAAAGCCTGCCCCTTCCCCAGAATACGGTCCAGATCCAAAGTTTGCCCACCTCCCAATCAGGAGGCACTGTGCAGATCCAGAACCTGTCTAGTTGTCCACAGACTGGCACAGTGCAGTTTCAAACTCTTCCACCTTCCCAGAAGATGAACACTGTACAATTCCAAGCTGTGCCATCCTCTGAGCAGGTAGGGACCCTGCAGCTCCAAACTCTCCAGCCTTCCCAGCAAGTGGGTCCCATTCAGATCCAGACCTTGCCATCCCTGCAGCAAACCAGCCCTCTGCAGATCCACAGCCTGTCCCCCTCCAATCAGCCTTTGGCCAGCGTCGAAATCCAGAGCCTCTCGCCTTCCCAACAGCTGGATAGCACCATTCACATCCAGGAGCTGGTTTCTTCTCAGGAAGGGCAACAGCTTCAACCTTCAGAGGAGATGACCAGTGTCCAGCTTCAGACTTTGAGCCCACCACAGGAGATGAATGAGGTGGGGACTTCTCTGTCCAGCTCCCATGAGCTCTCTGAGTTGGACCTCCAACAGGGACCTGGTGTGAAGGAGGAAAGCCAGGACCTAATTGTGGTGCAGAACTCTCCAGGGGAGGAGATCCTGGGGCCAGGCGGGGAGGTGGAGAGCCTGGAAGGGGTGCAAGACATGCACTTTGAAACTTTACAGACCGATGAGGGAGTTCAGAATGTGTTGGTGCTGAGAAGTGCAGGAGGAGAGCAGACCCGGTTGTGCGTGCAGGAGGTGGACAACATCCAGACAGTGCAAGAGCTGCCTGGCCTGCAGCTGCAAGGGCCTGAGGGTAGTGCCGGGACTGGGCAGAACCTCCTGATCATCCGTAGTGCCCAGGgagaacagaccctccaagtgctgGAGAGTGTGCCAACACTGCAGGTGAGCAGCCCAGACAGCACCCAACCTACTGGGGACAGCAACAGCGCCTCCCAAATGGTGCAACTTCTGCCGAGCCCAGTGACTTCGCAAGGCCTGCCCTCCATTCAGATTGTGCAAACAGTACCCAACATGCAGCTTGTCCACACTTTCTGA